TATCTTTTTATCTTGTAAGTCACCTTACATTTATCATTATAGAAAAATAAAAAGAGTTAGTGACAATTTTCCCTGAAATGTCATTTTTTATCCCCAAAATGACATTATACCAAAAAAATAGAAGAAAAAAACACGAAATATTGTAAAATACTTCGCATTTTTTACCTTTCTGATCTCAGCAGGATTCGAACCTGCGACCGTTCGCTTAGAAGGCGAATGCTCTATCCAGCTGAGCTATGAGACCAATACCATCTCATTCTATCAGAAAATAGGGTTGCCGTCAAGATTACTTATGATAAGGACTCCCTTGCTGAATCATAAAAGCTCGATAGATCTGCTCTATTAAAACAAGGCGCATCAGTTGATGAGGTAAGGTTAATTTGCCAAAACTCATCAGAAGATTTGCCCGCTTTTTTACTGCAGGAGATAAACCTAAACTTCCTCCGATAACAAAAGTGATATCAGAAAAGCCACGCACTGTAGTATCCATCATGAGCTGACTAAACTTTTCTGACGGAAATTGCTTTCCTTCAATTGCCAAAGCAATAACAAATTCACGCTCATTGATTTTAGCCAGAATTTTATTTCCTTCTTTTTCAAGAATCTGCTGATTTTCTAAATCACTAGCTTTATCAGGTGTTTTTTCATCCGCTAGCTCAATCATTTCCATCTTGCAGAATCGATTGAGACGCTTCATGTATTCAGCAATTCCATTCTTTAAATATTTTTCTTTCAGTTTTCCAACTGTTACAAGTTTTATTTTCATAAGTTTATTCTATCATATTCATCTATACTTCACACTTTATTAACAAGTAAAATTTATCTGGGAATCGGCT
This window of the Streptococcus sanguinis genome carries:
- the rlmH gene encoding 23S rRNA (pseudouridine(1915)-N(3))-methyltransferase RlmH; protein product: MKIKLVTVGKLKEKYLKNGIAEYMKRLNRFCKMEMIELADEKTPDKASDLENQQILEKEGNKILAKINEREFVIALAIEGKQFPSEKFSQLMMDTTVRGFSDITFVIGGSLGLSPAVKKRANLLMSFGKLTLPHQLMRLVLIEQIYRAFMIQQGSPYHK